The segment GCATTTAACCGATGAGTTAACTATCGTGGTCGAAGCGCAAGGAGAGGACCCCGCCCATGCCCGCCGACCGGAAGATCGTCCCCTGCCTGTGGTTCGACACCCAGGCCGAGGAGGCCGCGAATTTCTACGTCTCCGTCCTCCCCGACAGCCGCATCGAAAAGGTCGTGCGCGCGCCCGCCGACTATCCGGGAGGCCGCAAGGACAGCGTCCTGATGGTCGAGTTCATCATGGCCGGTGCCCCTATACCGCCCTGAACGGCGGCCCCTATTTCACCTTCACCGAGGCCATCTCGCTTCAGATCGAAACGGCGGATCAGGCCGAGACTGACCGCCTGTATGACGCCCTGTCCGCAGTGCCCGAGGCCGAACAGTGTGGCTGGGTCAAGGATCGCTACGGCCTCAGCTGGCAGATCATCCCGGCCGGTTTCACCGCGCTGATGAGCGACCCAAACCCGGCGGTCGCGGCGCGTGCCTTTGCGGCCATGATGGAGACGAAACGGCTGGACGTGGACGCGCTTCGCGCCGCGGCGCGGGCCTGAAAGAGGCCCATGCGGGAGAGGTCTCCATCTGCGGCCGGGGCGTTACGGACATGAGCCCCTTCCCGCGGCTCTAGCTGTGAGCTCTCAATAGGTTGTCCATCCGGTCCAGGCCGGGGAAGCTGGAGTTGCAGACTTCAGAGACTTCCTCGGAGGACCGAATGAACGTGCATGAGAATGCCCGGCTGACGGCGCATAGTCGAGCCGATCTGGTGCGGCGGGTGGTGGATCAGGGCCAGCCGCGCAAGGTCGTGGCGGCGGCCTTCGGCGTCGATCCCAAGACCGTCGGCAAGTGGGTAAACCGGTTCAGAACCGAGGGCACGGCGGGTCTGAGGGATCGTTCGTCGCGTCCGCACCGGCTGCGGGCCCCGACTCCGACAGGGGTCCAGGAGCAGATTATCGCCCTGCGCCGGCAGCGCTTCACGGGCCAGCAGATCGCCCGCGACGCCAAGGTGTCGCCGGCCACGGTCAGCCGGATCCTGCGCCGCGTCCGCCTCAGCCGCATCCGCGACCTGGAACCGCCTGAGCCGGTTCGCCGCTACGAGCGCGACCTTCCCGGCGACATGATCCACATCGACATCAAGAAACTGGGCCGCTTCGACCAGCCCGGCCACCGCGTCACCGGCGATCGAACCAGACAGTCCAACGGGCGCGGCGTCGGCTGGGAGTTCGTCCACGTCTGCATCGACGACGCCTCACGCATCGCCTTCAGCCAGATACGGCCCGACGAGAAGGCCTCGAGCGCCGTCCCCTTCCTGAAGGCGGCTATCGAGTACTACGCCGGACTCGGCGTCACCGTGACCCGGGTCATGACCGACAACGGCTCATGCTACAAAGCCTTCGCCTTCCGCGACGCCTGCAAGGCGCTGGGCCTCAGGCACATCCGCACAAAACCCTACACGCCAAAGACCAACGGCAAGGCCGAGCGCTTCATCCAGACCGCCCTGCGCGAATGGGCTTACGCACAGAAATACCAGAGCTCGGATCGACGCGCCGCCGAGCTTCCGTTCTGGCTACACCGATACAACTGGCATCGACCACACGGCGGCATCAAACGACAAACACCCATCAGCAGACTCGCCCTCACTGGGGACAACCTGTTGAGGCTCCACATCTAGCGCCTCGCGCGCGGCCGATCTTCCTGGATCGACGAGCCCGCGATCAGGCTGACCAGACCGGTGATGATCGCGGCCCCGACCCCGGCCCACAGCCCGTCGACGCTGAACCCGCCAAGGAAGGACGCGACCAGTCCGATCGTCGCGGCGTTCACGACCAGCAGGAACAGACCGAACGTCACCACGGTCAGCGGAAAGGTGATGAAGACCAGGATCGGTCGCACGATCGCATTGACGATCCCCAGCAGCAACGCGGCGGCAATCAGCGATCCGGTCGAGCTGAAATCAACCCCCGGCACGACATAGGCCGCCAGCCACAGACCGAGGGCCGTCACCACGGCCTGGAGGATGAATCTCAGCATGGACGACTCCGCCTGCTCCGACCCATCGTGCGCCGGTTTGTCACGGGCGGTCCAGTCCTCCGTCCGCGCGGCGCGCCAGCAGGGCCCGATAGACGGACACGTTGAAGTCGGCCCCGGTGATGCCGGTATGCTCGATCGGGACTCGGGTCTCGTCCGGCACGCCCACGGCCTCCGCGACGCCCGAGCCGCGTGTCTGCAGAAGCCCCTGGCCCCAGGCCATGGAGGGGATATCCAGCACATGATAGTGGAACAGATCGCGCCAGGCGGCCCCGTTCCGGGCCAGCATTGAGCTGAGGAAGCCCTGGTCGAACCAGGCATTGTAGGCGGTGAACATTACCGTCCGCCCGGCCGCGACCCGGCGGTGAAAGGCCAGGATGCGGGCCGTCGCCTCTGCTTCGTCGACCGCGCCGTTGGCCCGCCAATAGTCGACATCGAAGCCATTGACGGCCTTCGCGCCCGGGTCGATCCGTTCGGGGTGCGGCGGCATGATCCGCACATAAAGGCGTCCCAGTTCGCGGCCATCGACGTCAGTATAGACCATGCCGATGTCCGTCATCTCGTGGAAGGCGGGGTCGAGGCCGGTCGTCTCGATATCGACGTGCGCCATGACGAAGGCCTCGGGTGCCGAGTCGGGCCAGGCGGTCTGGGCCACGGCGGGTGCCCACGCGATCAGCGCCATCAGGAGGGTCAGGATCAGGTTCGGGAATCGGATCATGGAGCCACTCTTGCCGATCACCCGATCGTGTCTATCTCCGGCCCGTGACATCGCCGTCGGCGGAACCGTAGCCGTTCGCGTGCGCTATCACGACAGCCTCCCCGGCGCTTCAGATCAGAAGGACTTTCATCATGACCGAACAACGCATCGAAGGTGCTGCCAACGGCATCAGTGGCAAGATCAAGAGCGGCATCGGCAACCTGACCGGCGATACCAGGCTGCAGGTCGAGGGCAGGTTCGAGGAAGTGAAGGGCAAGGCGCTCGACGCCTATGGTCGAGCCATCGACAAGCTGGAAACCCTGTCCGAACGCGCCCCGGCCGACCTGCGCGACCCGATCAACACGGGCCTGGATTTCGCGCGTCGCAAGCCGCTGCTGACCACGGGCATCATCGCCGGCCTGGCCTTCCTCCTCGCCGGCTCGGGCCGTCGCCGCTACTAGGGAGCAGCGTCCAGACAGACGAAAGGCCCGGGATCGCTCCCGGGCCTTTTTGTTGTCCTGATCCTCCCCCGTCGGGGGAGGTGGCACGGAGCGAAGCGGAGTGACGGAGGGGGCCTGACCCAAACACGATGTCTGCGGCCGGCCCCCTCCACCACTTCGTGGTCCCCCTCCCCCGACGGGGGAGGATTAAACCGCCTCCCCGTCCACCGTTTCCTTGACCGGTGCGCCGGCGGTGGGGGTGATGTCGAAGGCGATCTTGCCGTCGACCAAGGCGACCTTGACGTGGCCACCGCGCGTCAGACGTCCGAACAGGATGTCGTCGGCCAGCGGCTTCTTGATGTTTTCCTGGATGACCCGGCCCAGCGGGCGCGCGCCATACAGTTCGTCGAAGCCGTTCTTGGCCAGCCAGTCGGCCGCGTCGTCGGTCAGTTCGATGGTGATGTTGCGGTCCGCCAGCTGGGCTTCCAGCTGCAGCACGAACTTGGTCACCACCTGGCGGATCGTCTCGGCCGCGAGGGGCTTGAACGACACCACGGCATCCAGACGGTTGCGGAACTCGGGCGCGAACAGGCGCTGGATGGCCTTTTCGTCCTCGCCCTCGACCTTGCCACGGCCGAAGCCGATGGAGGCCCGGGCGTTGTCGGCCGCACCCGCGTTCGTGGTCATGATCAGCACGACGTTGCGGAAGTCGACCTTCTTGCCGATGGCGTCGGTCAGCATCCCGTTGTCCATGACCTGGAGCAGGATGTTGTAGACGTCCGGGTGGGCCTTCTCGATCTCGTCCAGCAGGACCACGGCGTGCGGATGCTGGTCGACGGCGTCGGTCAGCAGCCCGCCCTGGTCATGCCCGACATAGCCCGGAGGGGCCCCGATCAGACGGCTGACGGTGTGGCGCTCCATATACTCCGACATGTCGAAGCGCAGCATCTCGATGCCGAGGGTCGATGCCAGCTGCTTGGCCACCTCGGTCTTGCCCACACCGGTCGGGCCCGCGAACAGGAAGGACCCGATCGGCTTCTGCGGATCGCGCAGGCCCGCCCGGGCCAGCTTCATGGCCGAGGCCACCTGTTCGATCGCCGCGTCCTGGCCGAAGACGGCCCGGTTCAGGTCAGTCTGAAGTTCACGCAGCCCCTCGGTGTCGGTCTTGGACACCGACTTCGGCGGAATGCGCGCCATCTTGGCGATGACGGCCTCGACCTCCTTCTGGCCGATGACCTTCTTGCGCTTCGATTCGGGCAGCAGCATCTGCGACGCCCCCGCCTCGTCGATCACGTCGATTGCCTTGTCCGGCAGTTTGCGGTCGGTCATGTACCGCGCCGACAGCTCGACGGCCGAACGGATCGCCGCGTCGGTATAGCGCAGCTTGTGGTGGCCCTCGTAGGCGGTCTTCAGACCTTTGAGGATCTTCACCGTGTCCTCGACCGTCGGCTCGTTGACGTCGATCTTCTGGAAGCGCCGGACCAGGGCCCGGTCCTTCTCGAAATGCTGACGGTACTCCTTGTAGGTCGTCGAGCCCATGCAGCGCAGGGTGCCGGACGCCAGGGCGGGCTTCAGCAGGTTGGACGCATCCATCGCCCCGCCCGATGTCGCACCCGCGCCGATCACCGTGTGGATCTCGTCGATGAACAGGATGGCGTTCTCGTGGTTCTCCAGCTCCTTGACGACCTGCTTCAGCCGCTCCTCGAAGTCGCCGCGATAGCGGGTCCCGGCCAGCAGCGCCCCCATGTCGAGGCTGTAGATGGTCGCGCCTTCCAGCACGGCCGGGACCTCGTGGTTGACGATCTTCCGGGCCAGGCCTTCGGCGATGGCGGTCTTGCCGACGCCGGGCTCGCCGACCAGCAGCGGGTTGTTCTTGGTCCGGCGGCACAGAATCTGGATCGAGCGATCCACCTCGGCCTGGCGGCCGATCAGGGGGTCGATCTTGCCGTTGCGCGACTTCTCGTTGAGGTCGACGCAATAGGCTTCCAGCGCCTCCCCGCCCTGTTTGACGGCGGCGGCATCCTCGGCCTCCTCGGGCGACTGGCCGCCAGCCACCTTGGGCGGACGCGGTTCGCCGCCACCGGCCTTCTTGGGGATGCCGTGAGCGATGAAGTTGACCGCGTCATAGCGGGTCATGTCCTGCTCCTGCAGGAAGTAGGCGGCGTGGCTCTCGCGCTCGCTGAAGATGGCGACCAGCACATTGGCCCCGGACACCTCCTCCCGGCCGGAGGACTGGACGTGGATCACCGCACGCTGGATCACGCGCTGGAAACCGGCGGTCGGCTTGGCGTCCTCGCCGTCGGAGGTGGCCAGCGCGGCCAGGTCCGTGTCGACATACAGGGTCAGCGCCGTCTTCAGCGCGGACAGATCCACGTTGCAGGCCTTCATCACGGCGCCGGCGTCGGCGTCATCGACCAGGGCCAGCAGCAGGTGTTCGAGCGTCGCATACTCGTGGCGGCGTTCGTTGGCATAGGAGACCGCGCGATGCAGGGTCTCTTCGAGAGGACGCGAAAACGAGGGCATGGGAGGATCCTCTCAGTCTTTTTCCATAGTGCACCGTAGCGGGTGCTGGTGACGGCGCGCCGTCTCGACCACCTGGGCGACCTTGGTTTCGGCCACCTCATAGGTGAAGACGCCGCAGACTCCGACGCCGTGCTGGTGCACATGCAGCATGATGCGGGTCGCGTCCTCGCGGCTCTTCTGGAAGAACCGCTCCAGCACATAGACGACGAATTCCATCGGCGTGTAGTCGTCGTTCAGGATCAGCACCCGATACAGCGAGGGCTTCTGAAGCTTGGGCTTTGTCTCGGTGATGGTGGCGGCACCCTGGCCGCCCCCGTTCTGTTCACCTGGCCTTCTTGTCGGCATCTAAGTTCCGGTTGGGGAGTTCGAGAGTTCAGATAGGCAATGATGGCCTGATTTGAAGGGACGTCCAGTCACAGGTTGATGTGACGCATGCGAAAAGGGCCCCGGCGTTTCCGCCGGGGCCCTCTCGTTACGCTAAAACCGGCCCGGGCCGCGTCGCAGCGAAAAGGCTGAGCCTTCTGACTGCGGCGTTCAGGAATGCCCTTAGCGGGCGGCCTGGAAGGTCTCGACGGTCGCGGTGACGCGCTCGTTGATCGGCTTGAAGCTCTCCTTGACCGATCCGGTCAGGGTCTCGGTCATCTTGGTGACTTCCGAGAGATAGGTTTCCATGGCCGACTTGGCGTAGTTGGTCTGCAGCTCGATCAGCTCCTGCACCGAACGGGCCTTGGCGATCGTCTGGGCAGCGGCGACGCCGTTTTCCCAGCTGGACTTGCTATAGGACAGGGCCTGGGAGGACAGGGCCTCGACGCCCTTCTGGGCGGCCGTGGCCGAGGCGGTCAGGGCTTCCAGGTTCTGCTTCGAGTGGGCCGACAGCTCGGCGATCGAGGCCGAGGTCTTGTCCAGCGTCTCGCGCAGGGCTTGCGTGCCCGTGGCCTGGATCTTCTCGGCCTGGGCCTTGGCGGTCGTGGTGGCGGTTTCGACGGTCTTCTTGATGGTTTCGGCGCTGTCAGCCATGTGAAGTCTCCTGAAACGGATGATCGCGGTTTGGTCCGCGGAATGTTTGTCGACCCAGGCGATTCTGGTCCGATGCGGCCCATATGGTGCAAGTGCGAAGTCGCGTCAAGACGTATTGTGCAGCGCAACATTTTCGTGAATGAGCCGCGCTCGCCTGTCAGGATTAGCCCGTTCAAATCTGCGTTGATCTCTGCTTAACCACCCTGAAACCTGCGGCTTCCATGTTAAAGGCCACTTGCGACGCGCCGGGGGGCCGCCGCCGCGCCACAAAGGATGAGGCTTCGATTGGCGATGATGCGTGACCGTCCGGGCTTCCCGCGCCGCCTTCTGGCCCTGGGCCTGGCCCTGCTGGTGCTGGTCGGCCTGTCGGGTCCGCTGACGACGCGGGTCGAGGCGCAATCGGGCGAGAACAGCCGGTATGCCGCCATCGTCGTCGATGCCGGCACGGGCGAGGTCCTGTTTGCCCGCCACGCCGACAGCCCGCGCTATCCGGCGTCCGTCACCAAGATGATGACCATGTATCTGGTGTTCGAGGCCCTGGAGAAAGGCAATGTCCATCTGGACGACGTCGTCACCGTCTCACCCCTCGCCGCCTCGCAGCCGCCGTCGAAACTCGGGCTTGCCGCAGGCCAGACCATCCGGCTGGACGACGCCATGCGCGCCACGACCGTCCGGTCTGCCAACGACATGGCCATGGTGCTGGCCGAGCACGTCGGCGGCTCCCAGGCGCGCTTCGCCGCCATGGCCACGCTGAAGGCCGAAGAGCTCGGCATGGGCCAGACCCGCTACATCAACCCGAACGGCCTGCCCGACAGCCGTCAGCTGACCTCGGCACGCGACCTGGCCATCCTGGCCCGCGCCATCATGCGCGACTATCCCCAGTACTACAGCTATTTCGGCATCCACGACTGGACCTATCAGGGCCGCGAATATCGCAACACCAACGGCCTGCTGCTGGGCGGCAACGGCTATGACGGCATCAAGACCGGCTTCACCAACGCGTCCGGCTACAACCTGGCGGCCTCGGCCGTGCGTGGCGGCAAGCGGGTCATCACCATCGTTCTGGGTGGCCGCTCCAGCATCACCCGCAATGCCCACGTCGCTGCCCTGATGGACACCGGCTTCGAGGTCGAGACCCGTCGCGCCGCCGGCGAGCGGATCCAGGTGGCCCAGACCTTCTTCGAGCAGCGCGGCTTCGGCATCGGCCAACCCGACGGCGGTGCGCCCGTCACCTATGCCGCCCTGAATGGCCAGCCGGCCCTGACGGAACAGGGCAGTGCGTCGTCGACCCCGACGCCCCCCCCGGGCAATGGCCCCGGTGTCGTGCCCTACCAGACGGCAATGACCCGGACGCCCGAGCCCCGGCAGACCGGGCCGACCCAGCCGGCCCCGGTCCAGCGAGCCCAGACCTCTCCGCCACGCGGCAACCTGACGGCCAGCCTGAACAGCGGCGTCACCCCCTCCGCGACGGGATCCCAGGGCCGGGCCGGGCCGGCCGTCGCCAATCCGCCACGCCCGAACGCGCCCACGACGCCCGCCGGCCGGTGGGCCGTCCAGGTCGGAGCCTTCCGCGACGCCACCGTGGCCCGCAACTGGCTGACCGAGGTCAACCGCCGCTTCCGCACCCAGTTCGCCTCGGCAGAGCGCTCCGTCGTCGACGCCGCCGGCTGGCACCGCTCGCGCTTCGTCGGCATGACCCAGGCGTCGGCCGAAAGCGCCTGCGAGGCCCTGGCCGCCCGCAACGTCACCTGCATGGTGGTGCGCCCGGGGGCGTAACCCCGATACAGACCGGACGACACCCCCACATGCGACACCCACGGCCCGACAGTCTGGAAGCCGCCCTCGCGCGCGTATTTCAGGACCAGAACACAAAGGCCAGCTGGTTCGCCCTGACCGGGGGCGAGTTGCTGTTCTCGGCGGGCGACGCTCCCGACAGCCTCTACCTCGTCCAGTCCGGTCGCCTCGGCGTATTCCGGCAGGAAGAGGATCAGCCCCCCCGGTTCCTGGGGGTCATCAAGCCGGGGGAACCGGTGGGCGAGATGGCCCTGATCGCCGGGACACCCCACACGTCCAGCGTCGTGGCCCTGCGCGATTCCGAAATCCTGGCCCTGCCGGCCGAGACCTTCTTCGAGGCCGTACGCACACGGCCCGAGGTCATGCTCGAGCTGTCGCGCCTGATGCTGCACCGCGCCCGCGAGCGCGCACCCGGGGTCACCGAGCCCAGCGTCTTCGGCTTCATCTCGGTCCGCAACCGGCCCATCCGTGCCTTTGTCGAGCGCCTGGCGGCGGCGGTCGAGGCCCTGGGCTTCACCTGTCAGGTCATCGACCATTCGGCCCTGTCCTCGGCGTCGGAATGGTTCTCGCGCATGGAGGACACGCACGACGTCGTCCTCTATGTCGCCGAGCTGGACGAACCGGCATGGGCCAATCTGTGCGCCCGCCAGGTCGACCGGCTGTTCGTCGTCGGCGATGCCCTGACCGCGCCGCCCAAGTCCGTTCCCAGCCGCACGGCGCACGGCCTTCAGCAGTTCACCGACCTGATCCTGCTGCGCGACCCCCGCATGTCCCGACCCGCCAACACCTCGGTCTGGCTGAACGCCATCAACCCCGGCCGCTGGTTCCATGCCATGGAAGCGGACCCCGGCGACGCCGCCCGGCTCGCCCGCATCGTCACCGGCACTGCGACCGGCCTGGTCCTGTCCGGGGGTGGCGCGCGCGCCTATGCCCACATCGGTGCCGTCCGGGCCCTGCGAGAAGCGGGCGTGACCTTCGACTTCCTGGGCGGGTCGTCCATGGGGGCGGTGATCGCCGCGGGCCCGGCCCTGAACTGGTCGGACGACGAGCTTGACGCCCGCATCCGCCGCGCCTTCGTCCGGTCCGATCCCCTGTCCGATCTGGCGTTTCCGATGATCGCCATGACCCGGGCGGGCAAGGTCGCCCGGCTGCTGGAAGAGGCCTATGGCGACATCGACATCGCCGACATGCCCCTGCCCTTCTTCGCGGTTTCGTCAAACCTGACCTCGGGCCGGATCGAGGTGCACCGTCGCGGCCTCTTGCGCCGTGCCATGCGGGCGTCGATCTCCATCCCCGGCGTCATGCCGCCCGTGGTCATCGACGGTCAGGTGCTGGTGGACGGCGCCGTGATCAAGAACTTCCCCACCGAGGTGATGCGGCAGTTCAACGCCGGTCCGATTATCGGCGTGGACATGTCACAGATGCGCGGCGTCGATCCGGGTGCGCTGGAGAATCCCCCGTCCTGGTGGCGCTGGATCGCGTCGGGCGCGTGGAAGAAGGGCCCGCCGATCGTCTCCATCCTGATGCGGTCGGCGACCATCACCACCGATGCCGAAATGGCCACGTCGCGCGCGGAGACCGATCTTCTGATCCTGCCGGAGCCTGAGGGGTCCGACATCCGTGACTGGAAGATGTACGATCCCGTGGTCGCGTCCGGCCATGCAGCGGCCGTGGCCGCCCTTGCCGACCTGGATGGCCCGATCGCAACGGTCCGCAAGCGCCCGCCGGCGGCGATGGTTCCTCCGGCCCACGACGCGGAAGGGCCCACCGTTCCCCCGACGCCAGCCTAGAGCCTGATCGGCTGAGGCGGACGCGCGGCCTCGGTCCACGTCAAGCGATCAGACTCTAGTCGCCGGTGGCGTTCGCGTCCGTCCAGGCCACGATCCGGGCGTTCAGGTCCCGCGTGGCGACGTCATAGGCGTCCACGATCGTCGCGATCCGGTTCCCGGTGGCTGGCTGGCGGACCTCGAAGCTCTGCTCTGCCTCGACGGTGCGCTCGGGGAACCGCAGCAGGCGTGCCCGGGCGCTCAGCACGACCGTCGGCACACCGCCCGCCTCGTCATAGCGCGTCTCGAAACTGCGCACGTCGATATCCAGCACCCGAGTCGTCGGCGTCAGCTCGCGGCGACCGATCAGGCGAACCGCACGGGCCTGTCCGGCGAACGCGCCTTCCAGGCTGTCGGCATAAAGCTGCGATGCCGGCGACACCCAGCGCGCACCCTTGATGTAGGCCGCCTCGGTGCCGGTCACGCCCAGCAGCCGGTCGCCCTGGGACTCCTGGGGGAACTCCACCGCGCGCAGCTTGACCTGCACCGGTTCAGCCGCCGGCTGGATGGCGACAGCGTCCGGGCTGCCGAACCGATAGAGCTGCACCGGATCGGGCGAGGACAGCAGGGCACAGCCCGACAGGGCGACGGCGACGCCTGCGGTGGCAAGGATCGTACGGATCAAGGCTGGACCTCCAGTTCCCGGGACGGCGGCCGTCCGATAAAGTCTCGCGGGCTGGCCCGCACGTCGTCGACCAGCCCCTGAAGCGACTCCGTCGCCTCCTGCAGCCCCTGGATCGCCTCCAGGAGTTGCGGAATGCCGCTGGTGCTCAGCTCCCCGACAGGGCCTTCCAGCCCGGTGGCCGTGCGGTTGATGCTGGCGATGGCAGTGCGCGCATCGCCGGCGGCGGCATTGATGCTGGCGATGGCTTCGGCGCCGTCGCCATTGACCAGACGACGCGCATCGGCCCCCAGGGCCTCGTATTCGCCGACGGCGGCATTGGCTTTGGCCAGGGCCTCCTCAAGCTCCCTGAACATGCCCTTGCGCGCCTCCAGCTCGTTGGACAGCGATTCCACATTCCTCAGACTCGTCGAGAAGCTGCGAATGTTGTCGTCGGACAACACGCGGTTCACGCGGTTCAGGGCATCGACCGCCTGGGCAAGCACAGTGCCCGATCCGCTCAACAGTTCGGCGAAGGGCGAGGCCTGGCTCTGGATCACCGGCACGACGTCGTCGGCGTATTGTGTCTTCAGCAGCGGGCTGCCCTCGGTCCCGGCCGTGATCTGGATGAAGTTCAGACCCGTGATGCCCTGGGGCTCCAGCTGGGCGCGGCTGGTGACACGGACGGGCGTCGTGGCGTCCAGGCGCACGCGGGCGATGACCTGATCGCCCCGGTTCGGGTCCAGGTTCAGATCCGTGACCTCGCCCACGCGAATGCCGTTGAAGTGAACCTCGCCCCCCTCCGATACGCCGTTCACAGGTCCAGTGAAGACGATGTCGTACAGGTCATAGCTGTCGTTGAACTGCAGCCGGGCCAGCCAGATCGCGAACACGGCCAGCGCCGCCAGAAGGGCGACGGTGGCGATGCCGACGGCGGCGTAATGTGCGTCTCGTTCCATCTCGGTCCTCTAGGCGGCCCTGGTGGCCGCGCGGCCGCGCGGTCCCAGGAAGTATTCCTTGATCCACGGGTGGTCGGATTTCTCCAGCGCCTGAACCGTGGCCTTCTCGATCACCCGCTTGTCCGCCAGCACCGCAACCTTGTCGCAGATGGCATAGAGGCTATCGAGGTCGTGGGTGATCATGAAGACCGTCAGGCCCAGATCGTCCGACAGCTTGCGGATCAGCTCGTCGAACGCCGCCGCCCCGATCGGGTCCAGACCCGCCGTCGGCTCGTCCAGAAACAGCAGTTCCGGATCCAGCGACAGGGCCCGCGCCAGGCCGACGCGCTTGCGCATTCCGCCCGAAAGCTCCGAAGGCTTCTGGTGATGGCTCTCGGGCTTCAGGCCGACCATGGCGATCTTCATCTCTGCCAGTTCGCGGATCGTGTCCCTGGGCAGGGTCGTATGCTCGACCATCGGGGATGCGACATTGTCCAGCACGCTCAGCGAACTGAACAGCGCGCCCTGCTGGAACAACACGCCCGTCCGGCGTTCGATGTCGGCGCTGTCGGCCTCCGACAGGTCGCCCGTGTCGTGGCCAAAGATCCTGACGGTCCCGCCGTCGGGCTCCTTCAGCCCGATGATCGTGTTCAGAAGCACCGTCTTGCCCGTGCCCGAGCCACCGACGACGCCCAGCACCTCGCCCCGGACGACGTCCAGGTCGAGATTGTCGTGAATCACCTGCTCGCCGAACTGGCTGCGCAGGCCCCGCACCTCAATCAGGACCTCGGGTTCTTTCGCCGCGTCGTTGGCGGGCGTGCCGGGGGACACGTCTGTCATAGGTCCAGCTGCAGATAGATCAGGGCGAAGACGGCATCGAGGAAGATGATCGCGAAGATCGCCTGCACCACAGCCGCCGTCACACGCCGGCCCAGGCTCTCCACATCGCCTGACACCGCCAGACCCTGACGGCAGCCGATGGCGGCGACGACGATGGCGAAGACGGGGGCCTTGGACAGGCCCACCATCATGTGGGTGAACATGTCGGGCTCATCGACCATGCGCTGCAGGAAGAAGGCCGGACCCAGGCTCAGCTGGCTCCAGGTCACGATCAGCCCGCCGAACAGACCCGCCACCATGCCTACGAAGGTCAGCAAAGGCAGCATGATCAACATCGCCGCCAGGCGCGGAATCACCAGCGCCTGGAACGGATCGACGCCCATGACCTGCATGGCGTCCACTTCCTGGTTCATGCGCATCGAACCGACCTCGGCGGCGAACGACGACGCCGAGCGCCCGGCCAGCAGAATGGCGGTGATCAGCACCGCCAGCTCGCGCAGGATAGACACGCCGATCAGATCGACCGCGAACACGCCCGCCCCGAACTGGGTCAGAAGATCCGCCCCCAGAAAGGCGATGACGGCACCGATGAAGAAGTTGGTCACGGCGATGATCGGCAGGGCATCCAGGCCCGACCGCTCGGCCTGACTGACCCAGGCCGGCCAGCGAATCGCGCCGGGATGGCGCACCGCATTCCCCGTCGCCGCCATCAGCCGACCCAGGAAGGCCATGGACAGCAGGAACTCGGCCGCTGCATCGTGCACACCGTGGCCCATGCGGGCGAAGACGCGGGTCAGCGAGGCCTGACGCCTGGGCGCGGGCTGCGACTTGCGTTCCAGCGTCTCGACCATCGCATAGATGCGCCCGGCCTCCGGACGCGCGCTCCAGGCCTCCTTCGGCAGGGTCAGGGCCGACGCCTGAACCAGGACCAGGGCACCGGCCGTGTCGAACCGGCCCAGATCGCTGAGGTCCACGGATTTGATGGCCTGCCCCGAAAGGCCATCCGACAGACGACGGGCCGTGCGGCCCAGCGACATGGTCGTCCAGTCGCCGGTCAGCTTGAGGACGGCACCTCCG is part of the Brevundimonas sp. AJA228-03 genome and harbors:
- a CDS encoding IS481 family transposase, which codes for MNVHENARLTAHSRADLVRRVVDQGQPRKVVAAAFGVDPKTVGKWVNRFRTEGTAGLRDRSSRPHRLRAPTPTGVQEQIIALRRQRFTGQQIARDAKVSPATVSRILRRVRLSRIRDLEPPEPVRRYERDLPGDMIHIDIKKLGRFDQPGHRVTGDRTRQSNGRGVGWEFVHVCIDDASRIAFSQIRPDEKASSAVPFLKAAIEYYAGLGVTVTRVMTDNGSCYKAFAFRDACKALGLRHIRTKPYTPKTNGKAERFIQTALREWAYAQKYQSSDRRAAELPFWLHRYNWHRPHGGIKRQTPISRLALTGDNLLRLHI
- a CDS encoding phage holin family protein, giving the protein MLRFILQAVVTALGLWLAAYVVPGVDFSSTGSLIAAALLLGIVNAIVRPILVFITFPLTVVTFGLFLLVVNAATIGLVASFLGGFSVDGLWAGVGAAIITGLVSLIAGSSIQEDRPRARR
- a CDS encoding CsbD family protein — translated: MTEQRIEGAANGISGKIKSGIGNLTGDTRLQVEGRFEEVKGKALDAYGRAIDKLETLSERAPADLRDPINTGLDFARRKPLLTTGIIAGLAFLLAGSGRRRY
- the clpA gene encoding ATP-dependent Clp protease ATP-binding subunit ClpA, translating into MPSFSRPLEETLHRAVSYANERRHEYATLEHLLLALVDDADAGAVMKACNVDLSALKTALTLYVDTDLAALATSDGEDAKPTAGFQRVIQRAVIHVQSSGREEVSGANVLVAIFSERESHAAYFLQEQDMTRYDAVNFIAHGIPKKAGGGEPRPPKVAGGQSPEEAEDAAAVKQGGEALEAYCVDLNEKSRNGKIDPLIGRQAEVDRSIQILCRRTKNNPLLVGEPGVGKTAIAEGLARKIVNHEVPAVLEGATIYSLDMGALLAGTRYRGDFEERLKQVVKELENHENAILFIDEIHTVIGAGATSGGAMDASNLLKPALASGTLRCMGSTTYKEYRQHFEKDRALVRRFQKIDVNEPTVEDTVKILKGLKTAYEGHHKLRYTDAAIRSAVELSARYMTDRKLPDKAIDVIDEAGASQMLLPESKRKKVIGQKEVEAVIAKMARIPPKSVSKTDTEGLRELQTDLNRAVFGQDAAIEQVASAMKLARAGLRDPQKPIGSFLFAGPTGVGKTEVAKQLASTLGIEMLRFDMSEYMERHTVSRLIGAPPGYVGHDQGGLLTDAVDQHPHAVVLLDEIEKAHPDVYNILLQVMDNGMLTDAIGKKVDFRNVVLIMTTNAGAADNARASIGFGRGKVEGEDEKAIQRLFAPEFRNRLDAVVSFKPLAAETIRQVVTKFVLQLEAQLADRNITIELTDDAADWLAKNGFDELYGARPLGRVIQENIKKPLADDILFGRLTRGGHVKVALVDGKIAFDITPTAGAPVKETVDGEAV
- the clpS gene encoding ATP-dependent Clp protease adapter ClpS; this translates as MPTRRPGEQNGGGQGAATITETKPKLQKPSLYRVLILNDDYTPMEFVVYVLERFFQKSREDATRIMLHVHQHGVGVCGVFTYEVAETKVAQVVETARRHQHPLRCTMEKD
- a CDS encoding phasin family protein yields the protein MADSAETIKKTVETATTTAKAQAEKIQATGTQALRETLDKTSASIAELSAHSKQNLEALTASATAAQKGVEALSSQALSYSKSSWENGVAAAQTIAKARSVQELIELQTNYAKSAMETYLSEVTKMTETLTGSVKESFKPINERVTATVETFQAAR